The Candidatus Bipolaricaulota bacterium genome includes the window ACTCGTGACGATCGTTGTGGTCACTCTTCTCATTCCTCGCCTGCACCGCGCAAGGATCGTCGGGAAGGACATGCATAAGCCGGGGCGGCCCGAGGTCGCTGAGATGGGCGGCTTGGCGATCGTTGCCGGAACCGGGGTGGGAATCTCCACCGCTCTGGCGATGATGAGCTTCTTTCATGTGTTTCAGGACGCGAGTGAGGTTCTTCTCCTTGCCGCCCTGGCGACGATCCTTCTTACCGCACTTATTGGAATCGTGGATGACCTGCTTGGAATGCGCCAGGTGGTGAAGGCGTTTCTGCCGGCAGTAGCAGCGCTTCCCCTCGTCGCACTGCGAGCAGGTCACACGTCGCTTGTAATCCCATTTGTGGGAAGAATCGACTTCTGGATCTTCTATCCGCTGTTCTTGGTCCCTGCGGGAGTGATGGTGGCGGCGAACGCGGTGAACATGCTCGCCGGGTTCAATGGTATGGAGGCGGGAATGGGGCTCGTCGCGATGGGGAGCCTGGCGGTTATCGCGGCGAGCACCCACGCGACGACGGCGCTCGTTATCCTCCTTGCCGGCGCAGGTGCCCTCTTGGGAGTGCTCTTTTTCAACTGGTACCCGGCGAAGATCCTGGTGGGAGACGTGGGGACGCTCTCCATCGGGGCGTTGATCGCCACCGCGGTAATTGTGGGGAACTTTGAGACGGCCGGGGTGATCGTGATCATTCCGTATGCGATCGACTTTCTGTTCAAGGCGGCGCATGGGTTTCCTAAGAGTTTTGGTGAACTCAGGAACGATGGTAAGCTGCACTGCCCAGAGAATACACCAGTCGGACTAGGCCAGTTCATCATGAAGATCACCGGTGGGATCAAGGAGTGGGCGCTGACGTCGGTGCTGATGGGCGTAGAGCTGATATTCGGGATGTTGGCGATTGCGGTGTACATGTGGAGGTGAGGGGACTTTGGAGGAGCGAATCTATGGGAAAGAAAGGCCGATCTAACCGCTTTCCTCCCCAACCCTTGACACTCCTTTCGATATATCGTATATTACTCTTTGCCCGGCGGAAGCGCGGGTTTTTTTATTGATCCGGCCCAGTCTCCCCCCTATAATTCATCCCGACGGGGAGTGGCGCAGCCTGGTAGCGCGCCTGCTTTGGGAGCAGGAAGTCGCTGGTTCAAATCCAGTCTCCCCGACCAGAAAGGTGGTCATAACTTGAGTGACAATGCGTCTTCCTACATCTCTCTCTACCGCCGTTACCGTCCGCAGCGCTTCGCCGACGTGGTCGGACAGGAGGAGGTAATCCGCACTCTGCGCAACGCGGTGGTCGCCGGGCAGGTGGCGCACGCGTATCTCTTCTCCGGGGAGCGGGGGATCGGAAAGACGACGGTCGCCCGCATCCTCGCCCGCGCGGTGAACTGCCTTCACCCGGAGGGAGGAGAGCCGTGCAACGAATGCGCGAACTGCAAGACGATCCTCGCCAACCGCACCCTTGACATCCTGGAGATCGACGGGGCGTCTAACCGGGGGATCGATCACATCCGCCGCCTGCGGGAGGAGGTGGCGTTCGCCCCTACCGACCTGAAGACCAAGGTGTACATCATCGACGAGGTGCACATGCTCACCAACGAGGCGTTCAACGCCCTGCTCAAGACCCTGGAGGAGCCGCCACCGCACGTCGTTTTCATCTTCGCCACCACCGAGCCGCACAAGGTTCCGCGCACGATCCTCTCCCGCTGTCAGGCGTTCGACTTTCGCAAGATCCCGCAGGAGAAGATCGCCGCTCACCTGCGCCGGATCGCGGAGGCGGAGGAGATCCCGATCGAGGCCGATGCCCTTGATCTGATCGCTCGCAAGGCGAACGGCGGGATGCGCGACGCGATCGTGATGCTCGAACAGGCGGGGAGCTTCCGCCACGAGGGAGGAAGGATCACCACCGCCTCCCTCCTCGACATGCTCGGGCTCGTCGGCCGCGAGGAGCACGCGGCGTTCCTCGCCGCGGTCGAGTCCGGGAACCGGAAGCAGGCCCTGGAGCTGATCGATTCCCTTGTCTCACGGGGGAAGGACCTCGAGGTCTTCCTCGGCGACCTGATCGAGACCTTGCGCGACCGGATCGCGGCCGGAGAGTCGAAGGACGAGGGGCGCGACATCGCGCTCGTCCGCGGGATCCTGGAGATCAAGCAGGAGCTGTACCGCTCCCTCGATCGGAGGATCGTTCTCGAGATCGGAATCCTCTCCCTGATGCAGGAGCTCTCCCCGAAAGAGCCGGGGCCGAAGCCGATGGAGGAGCCGGCAGAGTCAGACTCCAACCCGAAAGTGCCTCCGACTGAGGCTCCGCTCCTCGCCGCGGACGAACCGGTCCCCTCCTCGCCCGGCCGGTCCGATGCCCCGCCCCCGGACGGAGCGCCGCTCGAGGCCCGCTGGGAGGCGATGCTGCGGAAGATCGAGCAGGAGCGGATCGCGATCGCGGCGTTCCTCGCCGAGGGGACGCCCCGGATCGACGGGGACAAGCTCCGCATTGCGTTCCACCCCGAGTACACCTTCCACAAGGAGAGCCTCGAGAAATCGGAAAACATGCACTACTTGGCCGGGATGGTCCACCGCTACCTCGGGGATCGGTTCGCAGTAGAGGTGGAATTCGACGATAATGCCGTCCGGAAACCGTCCCCGCGCGAAGCGCTGCGGGAGAAGGCACGCCTCCTGTGCGAGGTGTTCGACGGAAAAGTGGTGAAGGAGGACTGATGAAGGGAATGGGAAACCTGGGGAACCTGATGAAGCAGGCGAAGAAGCTCCAGCAGGAGCTGGAGAAGGCACAGGCCGAGATCGCGGAGATGAAGGTGGAGGCAAGCTCCGGCGGCGGGATGGTCACCGCCGTGGTGAACGGGAAGGGGGAGCTCCTCAACCTGTCGATCGAGCGCGAGGTCGTCGATCCTGACGACATCGAGATGCTCGTCGATCTGATCGTCGCTGCGGTGCAGGAGGCGCAGAAGACCGCGGCGGAGCGGGCGCAGGAGCGTCTCGGTCCCCTTGCGCAGGGGATGAACATCCCGGGGATGCCCGGCCTATGATCCCCCCGCTGGAGGAGCTGATCGAGCGGCTGCGGGCGCTGCCCGGGATCGGGAGGAAGAGCGCGGAGCGGATTGCGTTCCACCTGTTGACCGCGCCGCGGACCGAGGCGGAGGCACTCGCTACGGCGATCACGCGGGTGAAGACCGAGGTCCGGCGCTGCCGGCGCTGCTACAACTTCTCCGTCGGGGATCTGTGCGAGATCTGCTCCAACCCGACCCGCGATCAGACCACGATCTGCGTCGTCGGCCAGCCGTGGGAGATCCTGAAGATCGAGCGGACCGGGGAGTACCGTGGCCTGTACCACGTCCTCGGCGGGCTGATCTCTCCGATGGAGGAGGTGAGCGCCTCCGACCTGACGATCGATGCCCTGGTGGACCGGATCAAGACCGAGGGGACGAAGGAGGTGATCCTCGCCCTTGAGCCGAAACTCGAGGGGGAGATCACCGCAATGCACATCGTCTCGCTGTTGAAGCCGCTCGGGGTGAAGGTCTCCCAGATCGCGCAGGGGATCCCGGTCGGGCGCGACCTGGAGTTCGCCGACGAGGTCACCCTCGGCCGCGCCCTGCGCGGGCGAATCGAGCTCTAACGGCGCGGGCTGAACCTAACCACGACGACATCCCCGTCCCGTACTTCGTAGTCCTTCCCCACGATCCGTCGCTTACCCGCCTTGATCGCCGCGGTCTCGCCTCCGAGCGCGAGCAGGTCCTCGACCCGGATCACCTCCATCCGGATGAACCCCTTCTCCATGTCGGAGTGGATCTTCCCGGCGGCGGCCGGGGCAGTGGCGCCGGCGCGACAGGTCCAGGCGTGCACCTCGTTCGGCCCGGCGGTGAAGAAGGTCACCAGGCCGAGAGTCCGGTAGGCGGCGCGGATCAGCCGGGAGATCGCCGGACTCTCCAGCCCGAGGAGCTCGAGGAGCTCATCCCGTTCAGCCGGGGGGAGGCCGGCGACTTCAGCCTCGTCCCGGCCGGAGATCGCGATCACCTCCGCCCCATCCGCAGCTGCGATCTCCCGCAGCTTTTGCACATGCTCGTTTTCGAACTCCTCGACCGAGTTCACGTTCGCCACGTACAGGACCGGCTTAAGTGAGACGAGGTTGCAATCGAGGACGTCCCGCCGGGCCTGCGGGGTGAGCCCCTGACGACGGGCCGGAATCCCGTCGTTCAACCCGGACAGGACCTTCTCGCACGTCGCGCTCTCGCGGATCGCATCCTTGTCCCCGGCTTTGACCCGCTTTCCCAACCGCTCGATCTTCCGGGCCAGGGTGCGGGAGTCGGCGACCATCATCTCGAGGTCGATCGCTTCGACGTCCCGGGCCGGATCGATCGTCTCATGGACAAACGGAACGTTCGGATCGGCGAAGCAGCGGACGACGTGAAGGAGGGCGTCCGCCTCCTTCAGGTGGGAGAGGAGGCGCGTTCCCCGTCCCTCGGCCGCGGTTGCCCCCGCAGGGAGCCCGGGGATGTCGACCACTTCGAGCGTCGCCGGGACGACCTTGGGAGGGCGGTAGAGCGCGACCAGCGCGTCGATCCGTGGGTCGGGGACGGTCACCACGGCCCGGTTCGGCGCGGTGGCGTACCCCTCCGCGCCCGCGGCGGTGATCGCGCTGAATATCGTCGTCTTTCCGCACTGGGGTACTCCGATCAATCCTGTCTTCATCCCGTTCCCTACCTTTCCTAGGAAGCTAACCGCAGAAGCGCAGAGCCCGCTGAGAGATCCGAGGATGATGGCTGGATGACATCGAATTGTCGATCTCCTTCACCCCCGCAGCGTGCCCCACAAAAGAAAAGCCCGTGCGGGCTTGCACTCGCACGGGCGGTAATTCATATTCCTACGCGATCTTCGCTACGTCTTGGGCCTGGGGGCCCTTGTCACCCTGGGTGACGGTGAACTCTACCCGTTGTCCTTCATCGAGGGAACGGTAGCCCTCGCCCTGGATGGCACTGTAGTGAACAAAGACGTCACCGCCTTGATCACGCGTGATAAACCCATATCCCTTGGTGGCGTTGAACCACTTCACGGTGCCGGTTTCACGCTCTGCCATGCTGCTTCACCCCCTTGTTGCTCGTTCGTGGGGCAGAACGTTCTAACCGGAACCAAGACTGGTGCGTATAGAACGACTGCCGAACCATATTGCACTTTAGCTCTTTCCCCGGCGTTTGTCAAGTGGGGTCGATGGATTTGCACCCTTCCGGCTCGGATCGGATAATCCTTAAGACGATGAGCCGGCCCGAACACGAAAGGAAGGAAGCGATGAACAACCTCCACATCCTCGATCATCCCCTGATCCAGAACAAGCTCACCCGCCTGCGCGACAAGACGACGAACAACCACAACTTCCGCCTCATGCTCGAGGAACTGACCGCCCTCATGGTGTACGAGATCACCCGGGAGTACCCGGTGCGGGAGGTGGAGGTGGAGACCCCACTCGAGCGGACGACCGGCAAGGTCCTCGCTACCCCGGTCGTCCTCGTCCCGATCCTGCGCGCCGGGACCGGGATGCTCGGCGGCGTGCTCAACCTGATCCCGACCGCCAAAGTAGGACACATCGGGCTCTACCGCGACCCGACCACCCTGCAGCCGGTGGAGTACTACGTCAAGCTCCCCCCCGAGCTCCCGGATGCGCAGGTGATCCTCGTCGATCCGATGCTCGCCACCGGAGGAAGCGCCGTCGCCGCCCTCGACATCATCAAGCGGCACGGAGCGAAGCGCATCCAGTTCCTCTGTCTGGTCGCCGCCCCGGAAGGGGTAACCGCCCTGTCCGCCGCCCATCCCGATGTCCCGATCTACGCCGCCGCCCTCGATCGGCAGCTGAACGACCACGGCTACATCCTCCCCGGGCTCGGGGACGCCGGTGACCGGATATTCGGGACTTAGGACAACTGTCCCTGCTTTTTGTGCGTAATTGATAACCGCATGTGGACCTGTGCGGTAGCGGAAACTGGGGTGCAGCGGTAACCTCCGCATAGCTTACGCAAGGGAGGTTGTAAGATGCGGACAGTTATCGTCGCTCTTTCACTCTTGATACTCATCGGCGGGCTGGCACTCGGGCAGGAAGATTCGGTTTCGTTCTCCGGGAGCATCGGGGCGAGGGCAACGCTCCTTCCGAGCTTTGGGATCGCATCCTCGGTGCAGGCGTCCATGACCTACGCCGGGTTCACCCTGGGGAGCGCGGCCGATTTCGACATCTACCCGTCGTTCGGCGGGAGCGGGAGCATCTGGCTGGAGTATGCGTTTGGGCTTCTCACCACCGGGCTCGAGTCCTACCTCGACCTGGCCTCTCTCGCCATCTCCTCGATCGATGCCTACGCTGATCTGACCCTGTTCGACCTGACGAGCGACAACGGGATGATGAGCCTCTCCGGGGAGCTCGACATGATGGTCAATTTCTATCCCAGCTTCTCCAGCACCCTGACCGGGACGGTTACGGGCGGGTTCGGTCCGGCCGAGGTCAAGAGCACGACGATAATCGACCTCCTTCCGTTCGGATTCTCGTCGCAGGACCTGAGCTTCACCCTCACCATGTTCGACACGCTGCTCGGGGAGGGAGGTCCGCGGCTCGCCGGAAAGCTCGGGGCGAACTTCCCGGTCTATCCGTCGTTCTCCGGGAGCGCCTGGGTCGACATGAGCGCGACCCTGGACGTGGTCACGTTCGAGAGCAAGACAACCGTATCCCTCATTCCGTTTGCGTTCTCCTCGGAGTACATAAAGGCGGAGTTCGACATCACTCCGTTCTCGTTCTACCTCGCGACGACCCTGACCACCGGAAGCCCGCAGGCCGAGCTCGGGGCCTCGCTCAGCTTCCCGTAAGCGAAGATAAGACACCCACAACAACCACCAGCGCGGAGGGGGCCCTACCGGGCCCCTTTCGCTTGGCGCATC containing:
- a CDS encoding YbaB/EbfC family nucleoid-associated protein; this encodes MKGMGNLGNLMKQAKKLQQELEKAQAEIAEMKVEASSGGGMVTAVVNGKGELLNLSIEREVVDPDDIEMLVDLIVAAVQEAQKTAAERAQERLGPLAQGMNIPGMPGL
- the recR gene encoding recombination protein RecR, producing the protein MIPPLEELIERLRALPGIGRKSAERIAFHLLTAPRTEAEALATAITRVKTEVRRCRRCYNFSVGDLCEICSNPTRDQTTICVVGQPWEILKIERTGEYRGLYHVLGGLISPMEEVSASDLTIDALVDRIKTEGTKEVILALEPKLEGEITAMHIVSLLKPLGVKVSQIAQGIPVGRDLEFADEVTLGRALRGRIEL
- the dnaX gene encoding DNA polymerase III subunit gamma/tau, yielding MSDNASSYISLYRRYRPQRFADVVGQEEVIRTLRNAVVAGQVAHAYLFSGERGIGKTTVARILARAVNCLHPEGGEPCNECANCKTILANRTLDILEIDGASNRGIDHIRRLREEVAFAPTDLKTKVYIIDEVHMLTNEAFNALLKTLEEPPPHVVFIFATTEPHKVPRTILSRCQAFDFRKIPQEKIAAHLRRIAEAEEIPIEADALDLIARKANGGMRDAIVMLEQAGSFRHEGGRITTASLLDMLGLVGREEHAAFLAAVESGNRKQALELIDSLVSRGKDLEVFLGDLIETLRDRIAAGESKDEGRDIALVRGILEIKQELYRSLDRRIVLEIGILSLMQELSPKEPGPKPMEEPAESDSNPKVPPTEAPLLAADEPVPSSPGRSDAPPPDGAPLEARWEAMLRKIEQERIAIAAFLAEGTPRIDGDKLRIAFHPEYTFHKESLEKSENMHYLAGMVHRYLGDRFAVEVEFDDNAVRKPSPREALREKARLLCEVFDGKVVKED
- a CDS encoding cold-shock protein encodes the protein MAERETGTVKWFNATKGYGFITRDQGGDVFVHYSAIQGEGYRSLDEGQRVEFTVTQGDKGPQAQDVAKIA
- the upp gene encoding uracil phosphoribosyltransferase, with the protein product MNNLHILDHPLIQNKLTRLRDKTTNNHNFRLMLEELTALMVYEITREYPVREVEVETPLERTTGKVLATPVVLVPILRAGTGMLGGVLNLIPTAKVGHIGLYRDPTTLQPVEYYVKLPPELPDAQVILVDPMLATGGSAVAALDIIKRHGAKRIQFLCLVAAPEGVTALSAAHPDVPIYAAALDRQLNDHGYILPGLGDAGDRIFGT
- the ychF gene encoding redox-regulated ATPase YchF gives rise to the protein MKTGLIGVPQCGKTTIFSAITAAGAEGYATAPNRAVVTVPDPRIDALVALYRPPKVVPATLEVVDIPGLPAGATAAEGRGTRLLSHLKEADALLHVVRCFADPNVPFVHETIDPARDVEAIDLEMMVADSRTLARKIERLGKRVKAGDKDAIRESATCEKVLSGLNDGIPARRQGLTPQARRDVLDCNLVSLKPVLYVANVNSVEEFENEHVQKLREIAAADGAEVIAISGRDEAEVAGLPPAERDELLELLGLESPAISRLIRAAYRTLGLVTFFTAGPNEVHAWTCRAGATAPAAAGKIHSDMEKGFIRMEVIRVEDLLALGGETAAIKAGKRRIVGKDYEVRDGDVVVVRFSPRR